Proteins from one Aythya fuligula isolate bAytFul2 chromosome 11, bAytFul2.pri, whole genome shotgun sequence genomic window:
- the LOC116493649 gene encoding CDC42 small effector protein 2-B-like: MTEFLVCFNWCNGEQPQPKRRRRLDRNMIGEPMNFVHNAHVGTREMSSDFSSTASIQDHMKSKGGYTNGTSATAEL; this comes from the exons atgactGAATTCCTGGTTTGTTTTAACTGGTGCAATGGTGAACAACCCCAGCCG aagAGGCGTCGGAGACTGGACCGGAACATGATAGGAGAACCAATGAACTTCGTCCACAATGCGCATGTTGGGACAAGAGAGATGAGTAGTGACTTTTCATCA ACTGCATCAATTCAGGACCACATGAAGTCTAAAGGTGGTTACACAAATGGCACTTCAGCAACTGCTGAGCTATAG